A genome region from Mycolicibacterium litorale includes the following:
- a CDS encoding putative immunity protein — MILPEVRGPRLVTIRRGGTLTDDHHRLIALWAAECAEHVLGHFATVRPDDPRPREAVAAARAWARGDLAMMRARAAGGHAMGAARHLRGAARFAAYSAGQAACVGHVAEHGLGAAAYAIKAVRSAHPDDPHAGRAERDWQRRRLPHAIRGLVLEDQAARNSICWFAFSD, encoded by the coding sequence GTGATCCTGCCCGAGGTCCGTGGCCCCCGCCTGGTCACCATTCGCCGGGGCGGCACGCTGACCGACGACCACCACCGCCTCATCGCGCTGTGGGCCGCCGAGTGCGCCGAGCACGTCCTGGGCCACTTCGCCACCGTCCGGCCCGACGATCCGCGGCCGCGAGAAGCCGTGGCGGCCGCACGGGCGTGGGCGCGAGGCGATCTCGCGATGATGCGTGCCCGCGCCGCGGGTGGCCACGCCATGGGGGCGGCCCGCCATCTCCGCGGCGCGGCCCGCTTCGCCGCGTACTCCGCCGGACAGGCCGCATGCGTGGGACACGTTGCCGAGCACGGCCTCGGCGCGGCGGCATACGCGATCAAGGCCGTCCGCAGCGCCCACCCCGACGACCCTCACGCCGGTCGCGCGGAACGAGACTGGCAACGGAGGCGACTTCCCCACGCGATCCGCGGGCTGGTTCTCGAAGACCAGGCGGCGCGCAACAGCATCTGCTGGTTCGCGTTCTCCGACTGA
- a CDS encoding sodium:solute symporter family protein, producing the protein MTPLDWALLAGYFALLILIGIQTMRRVKNPDDFAVAGNRIIWPVFFGSLAAAFLGGGASIGIAGATMRDGYVYMFAFCAFGIQTLLVGWFIAPRLKHYRGAHTVGDVMAEHYGRPTRVVTGVLSVALCAGILGAQALAIGTIVNATLDVPTVPAVIIGMGIVVLYSAFGGAWAVIQTDLLQFVFLGVFLPVALLIGLNAVGGAESLLAGVPADHLSLLGDYSPLTFVTLFVAFLLGETLVPPYAQRTFSTPDSRHARIGFTMAGVFSFCFYFVSASIGLIALVLYPDIETDQALPTVVMNLMPIGILGLVVAALLAVVMSTASSYLNSTAVVLTKDVYQPLRKTPVTPARRLTIERVTSVVVGAAATTFALSVPSIVDALLYSYTLWAPTIIVPLIGAVLFGVRSAPAALSAIGAGALVTAVWQWGLDAPFGLADGLIPGVLANLVVFVGVAAATADRYPRRRQPALVAQGEPA; encoded by the coding sequence ATGACACCCCTCGACTGGGCCTTGCTCGCGGGTTATTTCGCGCTGCTGATCCTGATCGGCATCCAGACCATGCGCCGGGTGAAGAACCCGGACGACTTCGCCGTCGCGGGCAACCGGATCATCTGGCCGGTGTTCTTCGGCAGCCTCGCCGCGGCGTTCCTCGGCGGCGGCGCGTCGATCGGCATCGCGGGTGCCACGATGCGCGACGGCTACGTCTACATGTTCGCGTTCTGCGCGTTCGGGATCCAGACTCTGCTCGTGGGGTGGTTCATCGCCCCCCGGCTCAAGCACTACCGCGGCGCGCACACCGTCGGTGACGTGATGGCCGAGCACTACGGCAGGCCCACCCGGGTGGTGACCGGGGTGCTCTCGGTCGCGCTGTGCGCGGGCATCCTCGGCGCTCAGGCCCTGGCCATCGGCACGATCGTCAACGCCACCCTCGACGTGCCGACGGTGCCCGCGGTGATCATCGGCATGGGGATCGTGGTGCTGTACTCGGCCTTCGGCGGCGCCTGGGCGGTGATCCAGACCGACCTGCTGCAGTTCGTGTTCCTCGGCGTGTTCCTGCCGGTGGCGCTGCTGATCGGCCTGAACGCCGTGGGCGGTGCCGAGTCCCTGCTCGCCGGGGTGCCCGCCGACCACCTCTCGCTGCTGGGCGACTACTCCCCGTTGACCTTCGTGACCCTGTTCGTCGCGTTCCTGCTCGGGGAGACCCTGGTGCCCCCGTACGCGCAGCGCACGTTCTCCACCCCGGACTCCCGCCACGCCCGGATCGGTTTCACCATGGCCGGGGTCTTCTCGTTCTGCTTCTACTTCGTCTCCGCCTCGATCGGCCTGATCGCACTGGTGCTCTATCCCGACATCGAGACCGACCAGGCGTTGCCGACCGTGGTGATGAACCTCATGCCGATCGGCATCCTGGGGCTGGTCGTCGCCGCCCTGCTGGCGGTCGTGATGTCCACGGCCAGCTCGTATCTCAACTCGACCGCGGTGGTGCTGACCAAGGACGTGTACCAGCCGTTGCGCAAGACACCGGTCACGCCGGCGCGCCGACTGACCATCGAACGCGTCACCAGTGTCGTGGTCGGTGCGGCGGCGACCACTTTCGCGCTCAGCGTGCCCTCGATCGTCGACGCGCTGCTCTACAGCTACACACTGTGGGCGCCCACGATCATCGTGCCGCTCATCGGGGCGGTGCTGTTCGGGGTGCGCTCCGCCCCGGCCGCCCTGTCGGCGATCGGGGCGGGCGCGCTGGTCACCGCGGTCTGGCAGTGGGGCCTCGACGCGCCGTTCGGCCTCGCCGACGGGCTGATCCCCGGTGTGCTGGCCAACCTCGTGGTGTTCGTCGGCGTCGCCGCCGCCACCGCCGACCGCTACCCCCGGCGGCGCCAACCCGCGCTCGTCGCACAAGGAGAACCCGCATGA
- a CDS encoding OB-fold nucleic acid binding domain-containing protein, producing MATAEGYLRRLTRRLTEDPQQLDVEELSDEAAHNGAQKAIDCQRGQEVTMVGTLRSVETNSKGCAGGVRAELFDGTDSVMLVWLGQRRIAGIESGRTLRVHGRVGKLENGTKAIYNPHYEIQK from the coding sequence ATGGCCACGGCCGAAGGGTATCTGCGTCGACTCACCCGGCGTCTGACGGAGGACCCACAGCAACTCGATGTCGAGGAGCTCAGCGACGAAGCCGCCCACAACGGCGCGCAGAAGGCTATCGACTGTCAGCGCGGGCAGGAAGTCACGATGGTGGGCACCCTGCGCAGCGTGGAGACGAACTCCAAGGGCTGCGCGGGCGGCGTCCGCGCCGAACTCTTCGACGGCACCGATTCGGTGATGCTGGTGTGGCTCGGACAGCGCCGCATCGCCGGCATCGAATCCGGGCGGACGCTGCGGGTGCACGGCCGCGTCGGCAAGCTCGAGAACGGGACGAAGGCGATCTACAACCCGCACTACGAAATCCAGAAGTGA
- a CDS encoding class I SAM-dependent RNA methyltransferase: MSGSDGAPAELTLQAGPPANGGSCVARHDGRVVFVRHALPGETVRVRVQSDRGSYWHADVIEVLDPSPQRIASLCPIAGVDGAGCCDLAFVTPDGARGLKGAVVANQLARLGGYQWRDEDEATAEAIGDGAATGWRTRVRLDTGEDGVAGFHRYHSADLVTDLRCAQLPAGMLDEVGPLRFPAGAHVHVAVDDDGARHIVQSGPRTGRGAPTSVVSGDYEATQRIAGRVWRVPVTAFWQAHRDAARRYSELVAHWAALQPGQTAWDLYGGAGVFAAALADQVGEGGRVLTVDTSRAAGRSARAALADLGQVSVVTDSVRRALSAERQAADVAVLDPPRAGAGRDIIDLISAAGVPRVIHIGCEAASFARDVGLYLSAGYTVEEVRVFDSFPLTHHVECVAVLTR; the protein is encoded by the coding sequence GTGAGTGGATCCGACGGGGCGCCGGCAGAACTCACGCTGCAGGCCGGTCCACCCGCCAACGGCGGCAGCTGCGTGGCACGCCACGACGGGCGGGTGGTGTTCGTCCGGCATGCGCTGCCGGGGGAGACGGTCCGGGTCCGCGTCCAGTCCGACCGCGGTTCCTACTGGCACGCCGACGTGATCGAGGTACTCGACCCGTCACCGCAGCGCATCGCCTCGCTGTGCCCGATCGCCGGCGTCGACGGGGCCGGCTGCTGCGACCTGGCGTTCGTCACCCCGGACGGGGCCCGGGGACTCAAGGGCGCCGTGGTGGCCAATCAGCTCGCCCGGCTGGGCGGGTACCAGTGGCGCGACGAGGACGAGGCCACCGCCGAGGCCATCGGAGACGGCGCGGCCACCGGATGGCGGACCCGGGTCCGGCTGGACACCGGCGAGGACGGCGTCGCCGGGTTCCATCGCTACCACAGCGCGGATCTCGTCACCGATCTGCGCTGTGCCCAGCTGCCCGCCGGCATGCTCGACGAGGTCGGCCCGCTGCGGTTCCCCGCGGGCGCCCACGTGCACGTCGCTGTCGACGACGACGGGGCCCGACACATCGTCCAGAGCGGCCCGCGCACCGGCCGCGGCGCGCCGACGTCGGTGGTGTCGGGCGACTACGAGGCCACCCAACGCATCGCTGGGCGGGTGTGGCGGGTCCCGGTCACCGCGTTCTGGCAGGCGCACCGCGACGCCGCGCGCCGCTACAGCGAGTTGGTCGCGCACTGGGCCGCCCTGCAACCCGGGCAGACGGCGTGGGATCTCTACGGCGGCGCAGGGGTTTTCGCGGCGGCGCTGGCCGACCAGGTCGGCGAGGGCGGGCGTGTGCTGACGGTCGACACCTCACGGGCGGCGGGCCGCTCGGCGCGCGCCGCGCTGGCCGACCTCGGCCAGGTCTCCGTGGTCACCGATTCGGTGCGCCGGGCGCTGTCGGCCGAACGCCAGGCGGCCGACGTGGCGGTGCTCGATCCGCCGCGCGCGGGCGCCGGCCGCGACATCATCGACCTGATCAGCGCCGCCGGTGTGCCGAGGGTCATCCACATCGGTTGCGAGGCAGCCTCGTTCGCCCGCGACGTGGGGCTGTACCTGTCCGCCGGCTACACGGTGGAGGAGGTGCGGGTGTTCGACTCGTTCCCGCTCACCCACCACGTCGAATGCGTGGCGGTGCTCACCCGGTGA
- a CDS encoding APC family permease gives MDLVSKLSTAARRLVLGRPFRSDRLSHTLLPKRVALPVFASDALSSVAYAPEEIFLVLSIAGMTAITMTPWIGLAVAGVMLIVIASYRQNVHAYPSGGGDYEVVTTNLGSTAGLTVASALLVDYVLTVAVSMSSAMSNIGSAVPFIGQHKVLFAVAAIVLLASINLRGIRESGTAFAIPTYAFMVGMYIMLGWGLFQIFVLGEPLRAESADFTVNSEHGDVLGFAMVFLIARAFSSGCAALTGVEAISNGVPAFRKPKSRNAATTLLLLGLVAVSLFMGIIMLAKETGVKIAERPAEQLVGAPPGYEQKTLIAQLADAVFHDFPVGLYLIAGVTALILVLAANTAFNGFPVLASILAQDRYLPRQLHTRGDRLAFSNGILFLAFAAVAFVVAFQAQVTALIQLYIVGVFVSFTLSQIGMVRHWTRLLRTETDPMVRSKMMRSRVINGIGLSCTGTVLVIVVVTKFVAGAWIAILAMSGLFVLMKSIRKHYDAVSRELEQQEAAEGEDIVLPSRNHAVVLVSKLHLPTLRALAYARATRPDVLEAITVSVDDADTRALVHQWEDSDVTVPLKVIASPYREITRPVLDYVKRVTKESPRTVVTVFIPEYVVGHWWEQLLHNQSALRLKGRLLFMPNVMVTSVPWQLNSSERLKTLQPQSAPGDARRGFLE, from the coding sequence TTGGACCTCGTGTCCAAGCTTTCTACCGCGGCGCGGCGGCTCGTACTCGGGCGGCCGTTCCGCAGCGACCGGCTGTCGCACACGCTGCTCCCCAAGCGGGTGGCGCTGCCGGTTTTCGCCTCCGATGCGCTGTCGTCGGTCGCGTACGCGCCGGAGGAGATCTTCCTCGTCCTGTCGATCGCCGGTATGACGGCGATCACGATGACGCCCTGGATCGGCCTCGCGGTGGCCGGGGTGATGCTCATCGTGATCGCGAGCTACCGGCAGAACGTCCACGCCTATCCCTCCGGGGGCGGTGACTACGAGGTCGTCACCACCAACCTGGGCAGCACCGCCGGGCTCACGGTGGCCAGCGCCCTGCTCGTGGACTACGTACTGACCGTGGCGGTGTCGATGTCGTCGGCGATGTCGAACATCGGCTCGGCGGTACCGTTCATCGGCCAGCACAAGGTGCTCTTCGCCGTGGCCGCGATCGTGCTGCTCGCCTCGATCAACCTGCGCGGCATCCGCGAATCGGGTACCGCGTTCGCGATCCCGACCTACGCGTTCATGGTCGGCATGTACATCATGCTCGGCTGGGGGCTGTTCCAGATCTTCGTCCTCGGTGAGCCGTTGCGCGCCGAGTCCGCCGACTTCACGGTCAACAGCGAGCACGGCGACGTGCTGGGGTTCGCGATGGTGTTCCTGATCGCGCGCGCCTTCTCGTCCGGCTGCGCGGCGCTGACGGGGGTGGAGGCCATCAGCAACGGCGTGCCGGCGTTCCGCAAGCCCAAGTCGCGCAACGCCGCAACCACGCTCCTGCTGCTGGGTCTGGTCGCGGTGTCGCTGTTCATGGGAATCATCATGCTGGCCAAGGAGACCGGCGTGAAGATCGCCGAACGTCCGGCCGAGCAGCTGGTGGGGGCGCCCCCGGGATACGAGCAGAAGACGCTGATCGCCCAGCTCGCCGACGCGGTGTTCCACGACTTCCCGGTGGGGCTGTACCTCATCGCCGGTGTCACCGCGCTCATCCTGGTGCTCGCCGCCAACACCGCGTTCAACGGCTTCCCCGTGCTGGCATCCATTCTCGCCCAGGACCGTTACCTGCCCCGGCAGCTGCACACCCGCGGCGACCGGCTGGCCTTCTCCAACGGCATCCTGTTTCTGGCGTTCGCCGCGGTCGCGTTCGTCGTCGCCTTCCAGGCTCAGGTCACCGCGCTCATCCAGCTCTACATCGTCGGGGTGTTCGTGTCGTTCACGCTGAGCCAGATCGGCATGGTGCGGCACTGGACCCGATTGCTGCGCACCGAGACCGATCCGATGGTGCGCAGCAAGATGATGCGGTCGCGGGTGATCAACGGCATCGGGTTGTCGTGTACCGGAACGGTGTTGGTCATCGTCGTGGTGACGAAGTTCGTCGCCGGGGCGTGGATCGCGATCCTGGCGATGTCGGGTCTGTTCGTGCTGATGAAGTCGATCCGCAAGCACTACGACGCCGTGTCGCGCGAACTCGAACAGCAGGAGGCCGCCGAGGGCGAGGACATCGTGCTGCCCAGCCGCAACCACGCGGTGGTGCTGGTGTCGAAGCTGCATCTGCCGACGCTGCGGGCGCTGGCCTACGCGCGTGCCACCCGGCCCGACGTGCTCGAGGCCATCACCGTCAGCGTCGACGACGCCGACACCCGTGCGCTGGTGCACCAGTGGGAGGACAGCGACGTCACCGTACCCCTGAAGGTGATCGCCTCGCCGTACCGCGAGATCACCCGCCCGGTCCTGGACTACGTCAAGCGGGTCACCAAGGAGTCCCCCCGCACGGTCGTCACCGTGTTCATCCCGGAGTACGTCGTCGGCCACTGGTGGGAACAGCTGCTGCACAACCAGAGTGCGCTGCGGCTCAAGGGCCGGCTGCTGTTCATGCCGAACGTGATGGTGACGTCGGTGCCGTGGCAGCTGAACTCCTCGGAGCGGCTCAAGACCCTGCAACCGCAGTCGGCGCCGGGTGACGCCCGACGAGGGTTCTTGGAGTGA
- a CDS encoding DUF3159 domain-containing protein, with protein sequence MGGVSGLIYSSLPVVVFVPVSSVAGLVPAIGAALGVAALILLWRLIRRDTVQPAISGFIGVGISALIAYLVGESKGYFLLGIWMSLIWASVFALSVLIRRPVVGYIWGWINGHNDDWRRMRTAVRAFDIATLTWVAVFLSRFIVQQHLYDADQTGWLGVARIAMGWPLTAVAALVTYFAIRSAQRALLAVAAPQEQTPADTRTD encoded by the coding sequence ATGGGCGGCGTCAGCGGCCTGATCTACTCGTCGCTGCCTGTCGTGGTGTTCGTCCCCGTCTCCTCCGTCGCGGGCCTGGTGCCCGCCATCGGCGCGGCGCTCGGTGTCGCCGCGCTGATCCTTTTGTGGCGGCTGATCCGCAGGGACACCGTCCAGCCCGCGATCTCGGGCTTCATCGGCGTCGGGATCAGCGCGCTCATCGCCTATCTGGTCGGCGAGTCCAAGGGCTACTTCCTGCTCGGCATCTGGATGTCGCTGATCTGGGCCTCGGTGTTCGCGCTGTCGGTGCTGATCCGGCGTCCGGTGGTGGGTTACATCTGGGGCTGGATCAACGGCCACAACGACGACTGGCGCCGAATGCGCACCGCCGTGCGGGCGTTCGACATCGCGACGCTGACCTGGGTGGCGGTGTTCCTGTCGCGGTTCATCGTGCAGCAGCACCTCTACGACGCCGATCAGACCGGATGGCTGGGCGTCGCCCGCATCGCGATGGGCTGGCCGCTGACCGCTGTCGCCGCGCTGGTCACCTACTTCGCCATCCGCAGCGCCCAGCGGGCCCTGCTCGCCGTGGCGGCACCGCAGGAGCAGACTCCCGCCGATACGCGGACGGACTGA
- a CDS encoding potassium channel family protein — MKVAIAGAGAVGRSIARELLESNHDVTLLERNPDHVDIDAIPAAHWRLGDACELSVLESVHLEEFDVVIGATGDDKVNVVVSLLAKTEFGVARVVARVNDPRNEWLFDENWGVDVAVSTPRMLASLVEEAVAVGDLVRLMEFRKGQANLVEITLPDDTPWGGKPVKRLDLPRDSALVTILRGSRVIVPESDEPLEGGDELLFVASAEVEDELSNLLLHPKPR, encoded by the coding sequence GTGAAAGTAGCCATCGCCGGGGCCGGTGCCGTCGGCCGATCGATCGCCCGGGAACTCCTCGAGAGCAACCACGACGTGACCCTGCTCGAACGCAACCCCGACCACGTCGACATCGACGCCATCCCCGCCGCGCACTGGCGACTCGGCGACGCCTGTGAGCTCTCGGTGCTCGAATCGGTGCACCTCGAGGAGTTCGACGTGGTGATCGGAGCCACCGGCGACGACAAGGTCAACGTGGTGGTCAGCCTGCTGGCCAAGACGGAGTTCGGGGTGGCGCGGGTGGTCGCCCGGGTCAACGACCCGCGCAACGAGTGGCTGTTCGACGAGAACTGGGGCGTCGACGTCGCGGTGTCGACGCCGCGCATGCTGGCGTCCCTGGTCGAGGAAGCCGTCGCCGTGGGTGATCTGGTGCGGCTCATGGAGTTTCGCAAGGGGCAGGCCAACCTCGTGGAGATCACGCTGCCCGACGACACCCCGTGGGGCGGTAAACCCGTCAAACGCCTCGACCTGCCGAGGGATTCGGCGCTCGTGACGATCCTGCGCGGTTCGCGGGTCATCGTCCCGGAGTCCGACGAACCGCTCGAGGGCGGCGACGAGCTGCTGTTCGTGGCCTCCGCCGAAGTCGAGGACGAGCTGAGCAACCTGCTGTTGCACCCCAAACCGCGCTGA
- a CDS encoding thioesterase domain-containing protein: MAVDLRGVTTVLLPGTGSDDDYVYRAFASALHEVGAVVVTPRPQPQRLVAGYRDALDEAAAAGPVAVGGVSIGAAVAVEWALAHPDGAIAVLAALPAWTGSPVTAPAAMTARHSAEVLRRDGLVAATAQMRASSPRWLGDELTRSWVAQWPALPDAMDEAAGYTAPTCPQLEALTAPLGVAAATDDPVHPLEVGMEWVSAAPRAALRTVTLDDMGADPAVLGAACVAALNEASERTP, encoded by the coding sequence ATGGCGGTCGATCTACGCGGTGTGACGACGGTGCTGCTGCCCGGTACGGGCTCCGACGACGACTACGTGTACCGGGCGTTCGCGTCGGCTCTGCACGAGGTCGGGGCGGTGGTAGTCACGCCGCGGCCGCAACCGCAGCGACTGGTCGCGGGCTACCGCGACGCGCTCGACGAGGCCGCGGCGGCAGGGCCGGTCGCGGTCGGCGGGGTGTCGATCGGCGCGGCGGTCGCGGTCGAATGGGCGCTGGCGCATCCGGACGGCGCGATCGCCGTGCTCGCGGCGTTGCCTGCGTGGACCGGCTCACCGGTGACGGCGCCCGCGGCGATGACGGCGCGCCACTCCGCCGAGGTCCTGCGCCGCGACGGACTCGTCGCGGCGACGGCCCAGATGCGCGCGTCGAGCCCCCGCTGGCTGGGTGACGAGCTGACCCGCTCGTGGGTGGCGCAGTGGCCGGCGCTGCCCGACGCCATGGACGAGGCGGCCGGCTACACCGCGCCGACGTGCCCACAACTCGAGGCGCTGACCGCGCCGCTGGGGGTGGCCGCCGCGACCGACGATCCGGTGCATCCACTGGAGGTCGGGATGGAGTGGGTGTCCGCGGCGCCGCGCGCGGCGCTGCGCACCGTCACCCTCGACGACATGGGCGCCGACCCGGCCGTCCTCGGCGCGGCCTGCGTGGCGGCGCTGAACGAGGCCTCCGAGCGGACGCCGTAG
- a CDS encoding potassium channel family protein, translating to MRVVVMGCGRVGASLSDSLSRIGHDVAVIDRDATAFHRLSPEFAGERVLGMGFDRDVLLRAGIEEASAFAAVSSGDNSNIISARVARETFGVERVVARIYDAKRAAVYERLGIPTVATVPWTTDRLLNVLTRETETTKWRDPSGNVGVAELPLHEDWAGHRVTELEGATGGRVAFLIRFGSGVLPDGKTVIQAGDQVYIAAVAGHIAEAMAISALPPSEDDS from the coding sequence GTGCGTGTAGTGGTGATGGGATGCGGCCGGGTGGGGGCGTCCCTGTCCGACAGCTTGTCGCGGATCGGCCATGATGTGGCGGTCATCGACCGGGACGCCACCGCCTTCCACCGGCTCAGCCCCGAGTTCGCGGGCGAGCGGGTGCTGGGCATGGGGTTCGACCGCGACGTGCTGTTGCGCGCCGGTATCGAGGAGGCGAGCGCGTTCGCCGCGGTGTCCTCGGGCGACAACTCGAACATCATCTCCGCGCGTGTCGCGCGCGAGACGTTCGGCGTGGAGCGCGTGGTGGCCCGCATCTACGACGCGAAACGCGCCGCGGTCTACGAACGCCTCGGCATCCCGACCGTGGCCACCGTGCCGTGGACCACCGACCGGCTGCTCAACGTGCTGACGCGGGAGACCGAGACCACCAAGTGGCGGGACCCGTCGGGCAACGTCGGCGTGGCCGAGCTTCCGCTGCACGAGGATTGGGCGGGCCACCGCGTCACCGAACTGGAGGGCGCGACCGGCGGCCGGGTGGCGTTCCTGATCCGCTTCGGCAGCGGTGTGCTGCCGGACGGCAAGACCGTGATCCAGGCCGGCGATCAGGTGTACATCGCGGCCGTGGCGGGTCACATCGCGGAGGCGATGGCGATCAGCGCGCTGCCACCGAGTGAGGACGACTCGTGA
- a CDS encoding D-amino acid dehydrogenase produces the protein MKIAVIGAGVVGVATAHALAERGHEVTVYDRRADIASDASASTGGLIAPGHSYAWASPSAPAMLVRSLFGADTSIRVRPRADAALIRWGLRFLRECTPGRSQANTLAKFALAQYSQRLTDEVAAREGIEFCHTDRGVLYLYRDEAELVAAERKSALLREHGRMQKTLGPEEIVAVEPALAHGRNRFAGAIHDTTDASGDPQRFAAGLAESCRRLGVQFRLGTDITGLVTDGSRVTHISCPDGDVRAEAIVVAAGAASPLLTRTMGISLPIYPAKGYSVTAPVKDADRAPRLGGIDERTLVAWSPFGDQIRMSATAEFVGYDRSSTPADYAGIVAAGDELFPGVVDWDSAHYRTGLRPMTPDGPPLIGLGRHDNLYYNTGHGHIGWTMACGSARMLADLMEGRRPDLDPTPYAPVGRRRHR, from the coding sequence ATGAAGATCGCCGTGATCGGCGCGGGCGTGGTCGGCGTCGCGACCGCGCATGCACTCGCCGAACGCGGACACGAGGTCACCGTCTACGACCGCCGCGCCGACATCGCCTCGGACGCGTCCGCGTCCACGGGCGGGCTCATCGCGCCCGGGCACTCCTACGCGTGGGCCTCGCCGAGCGCGCCGGCCATGCTGGTGCGCTCGCTCTTCGGCGCGGACACGTCGATCCGGGTGAGGCCACGCGCCGATGCCGCACTGATCAGGTGGGGGCTGCGATTCCTGCGCGAGTGCACGCCCGGCCGGTCGCAGGCCAACACGCTCGCGAAATTCGCTCTGGCCCAGTACAGCCAGCGCCTCACCGACGAGGTGGCCGCCCGCGAGGGCATCGAGTTCTGCCACACCGACCGCGGCGTGTTGTACCTCTACCGAGACGAGGCGGAACTGGTTGCCGCCGAACGCAAATCCGCCCTGCTCCGCGAGCACGGCCGGATGCAGAAGACGCTCGGACCCGAGGAGATCGTCGCGGTCGAACCCGCATTGGCGCACGGGCGCAACCGGTTCGCCGGGGCCATCCACGACACCACCGACGCCAGCGGCGACCCGCAGCGTTTCGCCGCCGGGCTCGCCGAGAGCTGCCGTCGGCTCGGCGTGCAGTTCCGACTGGGCACCGACATCACCGGGCTGGTCACCGACGGATCCCGGGTCACCCACATCAGCTGCCCGGACGGGGATGTCCGCGCCGAGGCGATCGTGGTCGCCGCCGGTGCGGCCAGCCCGCTGCTGACCCGCACGATGGGCATCTCGCTGCCCATCTATCCGGCGAAGGGCTACTCGGTCACCGCCCCGGTCAAGGATGCCGACCGGGCGCCGCGCCTCGGCGGTATCGACGAACGCACCCTGGTCGCGTGGTCGCCTTTCGGCGATCAGATCCGGATGTCGGCGACCGCCGAATTCGTCGGCTACGACCGAAGTTCCACCCCCGCCGACTACGCCGGCATCGTCGCCGCGGGCGACGAGCTGTTTCCCGGCGTCGTCGACTGGGACAGCGCCCACTACCGCACCGGGCTGCGGCCGATGACCCCTGACGGACCGCCGCTGATCGGCCTCGGCCGTCACGACAACCTGTACTACAACACCGGACACGGCCACATCGGCTGGACGATGGCGTGCGGGTCGGCGCGGATGCTGGCCGATCTGATGGAGGGCCGCCGCCCCGATCTCGACCCCACCCCGTACGCGCCCGTGGGGCGGCGGCGCCACCGCTGA